In Acidaminococcus timonensis, one DNA window encodes the following:
- the rsmH gene encoding 16S rRNA (cytosine(1402)-N(4))-methyltransferase RsmH has translation MEFVHKSVLLEESVQWVVTDPKGIYVDCTLGGAGHSHRITQLLDPEGMLIGIDQDEDAICAATERLKDARCQVKIVHNNFRNLETILRDLGIDQVDGILFDLGVSSYQLDTPERGFSYMHDGPLDMRMDQEAAFTAADVVNRYKEEDLASLIYKYGEERWSKRIAQFIVAARKEHPIATTGELVHIIKAAIPKGARQDGPHPAKRTFQAIRIEVNDELKILDATMETAVHHLKSGGHIGVITFHSLEDRIIKRAFKRLQRGCICPPELPVCVCGRKPELKKLKEFTPSPAELEENPRARSARLRGAVKI, from the coding sequence ATGGAATTTGTCCATAAAAGTGTATTATTAGAAGAAAGTGTCCAGTGGGTGGTCACGGATCCAAAGGGGATCTATGTGGACTGCACCCTGGGGGGAGCCGGTCATTCCCATCGGATCACCCAGCTGCTGGATCCGGAAGGCATGCTCATCGGGATCGATCAGGATGAGGATGCCATTTGTGCTGCCACGGAACGGCTGAAAGACGCCCGGTGCCAGGTGAAGATCGTCCACAACAACTTCCGGAACCTGGAAACCATTCTCCGGGACCTGGGCATCGACCAGGTGGACGGGATCCTGTTCGACCTGGGGGTCTCTTCCTACCAGCTGGATACTCCGGAACGGGGGTTCTCCTATATGCATGACGGGCCCCTGGACATGCGGATGGACCAGGAGGCTGCCTTCACGGCGGCCGATGTGGTGAACCGGTATAAAGAAGAGGACCTGGCCAGTTTGATCTACAAGTATGGCGAAGAGCGCTGGAGCAAACGGATCGCCCAGTTCATCGTGGCAGCCCGGAAGGAACATCCCATTGCCACCACTGGAGAACTGGTCCACATCATCAAGGCGGCCATCCCCAAAGGGGCCCGTCAGGACGGACCCCATCCGGCCAAGCGGACGTTCCAGGCCATCCGCATCGAAGTGAACGACGAGCTGAAGATCCTGGACGCCACTATGGAAACGGCGGTGCACCACCTGAAAAGCGGCGGTCACATCGGCGTGATTACCTTCCACAGCCTGGAGGACCGGATCATCAAACGGGCTTTCAAACGGCTGCAGCGGGGCTGCATCTGCCCGCCGGAACTGCCCGTGTGTGTGTGCGGACGGAAACCGGAACTGAAGAAACTGAAGGAATTCACCCCCTCCCCGGCGGAACTGGAAGAAAACCCCCGGGCCCGCAGTGCCAGATTACGGGGTGCCGTGAAGATATAA
- a CDS encoding septum formation initiator family protein → MQEEEAPAPSRTRQRKAAPKKAVVRKNIVLRRVAFFAGLVLSLVFVNVALSELYFTRSQALVKLKGVEAQQLDENETLKIDVERLRSPERITSIAKKKLGMQTARSNIYVREN, encoded by the coding sequence GTGCAGGAAGAGGAAGCTCCGGCTCCCTCCCGGACGCGGCAGCGGAAGGCGGCACCGAAAAAAGCCGTGGTAAGGAAAAATATTGTGCTGCGACGGGTTGCATTTTTTGCCGGTTTGGTATTATCATTAGTATTCGTAAATGTGGCCCTGAGCGAATTGTACTTTACCCGTTCCCAGGCCCTGGTAAAGCTGAAGGGCGTGGAAGCCCAGCAGCTGGATGAGAACGAAACTTTGAAAATCGACGTGGAACGGCTGCGGAGCCCGGAACGGATCACCAGCATCGCCAAGAAAAAACTGGGCATGCAGACAGCCCGGAGCAATATTTACGTAAGAGAGAATTAG
- a CDS encoding UDP-N-acetylmuramoyl-L-alanyl-D-glutamate--2,6-diaminopimelate ligase, with the protein MERKLKEVLCQLPGAVVTGKVNDQVICDLTIDSRTVAPGSLFICLKGVNTDGHKYIGKAVEQGAAAILVEEDVAPVEGTVLIRVPSTNQAMTGLAPWFYDYPARKMRMVGVTGTNGKTTTTNILRTLLTRTGHKVGLIGTINVMIGDDVRKSHNTTPDVVDLQKILYEMVEAHCDTCVMEVSSHALALRRVAGIEYDTAVLTNITQDHLDFHKTMENYREAKALLFTHLHEGVKPNKTAIFNADDPSSALIMPRVKTKIMTYGKGKDNDVYPLTFHVAATHMELNLHTPVGEMDLKLHITGEFNVYNVMGTICAAVAEGLSKDEIIRGLDDFGGVPGRFQLIHAGQPFTVVVDYAHTPDGLENVLKTARQITRGKLWVIFGAGGDRDRTKRPIMGKIALDLADKLIVTSDNPRSEDPEAIIKDIEEGLVDPPADKEIHKISDRREAIEFAMAHARPDDVVMIAGKGHEDYQILKDRTIHFSDAEVVRDYFQKGKTHA; encoded by the coding sequence ATGGAAAGAAAACTGAAGGAAGTGCTTTGCCAGCTGCCCGGAGCGGTGGTCACGGGGAAGGTGAATGATCAAGTCATCTGCGATTTGACCATCGATTCCCGCACCGTAGCCCCTGGCAGCCTTTTTATTTGTCTGAAGGGTGTCAATACAGATGGCCATAAATATATAGGAAAAGCTGTGGAACAGGGCGCTGCTGCCATTCTGGTGGAAGAGGATGTGGCTCCCGTGGAGGGGACTGTCCTGATCAGAGTGCCCAGCACCAACCAGGCCATGACCGGCCTGGCACCCTGGTTCTACGATTATCCGGCCCGGAAGATGCGCATGGTGGGTGTAACTGGCACCAACGGAAAGACCACCACCACCAACATCCTGCGGACCCTGCTGACCCGTACGGGCCACAAGGTGGGGCTCATCGGCACCATCAATGTGATGATCGGGGACGATGTGCGCAAGAGCCACAATACCACCCCGGATGTGGTGGACCTGCAGAAGATCCTGTACGAAATGGTGGAGGCCCACTGTGACACCTGTGTCATGGAAGTGTCCTCCCACGCCCTGGCCCTGCGCCGGGTGGCTGGCATCGAATACGACACCGCCGTACTGACCAACATCACCCAGGACCACCTGGATTTCCACAAGACCATGGAAAACTACCGGGAGGCCAAGGCCCTGCTGTTCACCCATCTCCACGAAGGGGTGAAACCCAACAAGACGGCTATCTTCAATGCGGATGACCCCAGCTCGGCCCTCATCATGCCCCGGGTGAAGACGAAGATCATGACCTACGGCAAGGGAAAGGACAACGATGTGTATCCGCTGACCTTCCACGTGGCCGCCACCCATATGGAACTGAACCTCCATACGCCGGTGGGTGAAATGGATCTGAAACTACACATCACCGGAGAATTCAATGTATACAATGTGATGGGCACCATCTGTGCAGCCGTGGCCGAAGGCCTGTCGAAGGATGAAATCATCCGGGGACTGGACGATTTCGGCGGCGTGCCCGGCCGGTTCCAGCTGATTCATGCAGGCCAGCCTTTTACGGTGGTGGTGGACTATGCCCATACCCCGGACGGCCTGGAAAACGTGCTGAAGACGGCCCGCCAGATCACCAGGGGAAAATTGTGGGTGATTTTCGGCGCCGGCGGGGACCGGGACCGGACCAAACGGCCCATCATGGGCAAGATTGCCCTGGACCTGGCTGACAAGCTCATCGTGACCAGCGACAATCCCCGGTCGGAAGATCCGGAAGCCATCATCAAAGACATCGAGGAAGGCCTGGTGGATCCCCCTGCCGATAAGGAAATCCACAAGATCAGCGACCGGCGGGAAGCCATTGAATTCGCCATGGCCCATGCCAGACCTGACGATGTGGTGATGATTGCCGGCAAAGGCCATGAAGACTATCAGATTTTGAAAGACCGCACCATCCATTTTTCTGATGCAGAAGTGGTACGGGACTATTTTCAGAAGGGGAAGACCCATGCTTAA
- a CDS encoding UDP-N-acetylmuramoyl-tripeptide--D-alanyl-D-alanine ligase yields the protein MLKLSMICKALSVESALPQDTGFTDVITDSRALVPGCLFLALVGEKFDGHGFVARALAEGAAAAVVSRVPEGVDPDKCLVVPDTLKAYQQIATAWRLAQKDLTVIAITGSNGKTSTKDCIAAVLGEKYRVIKTQANFNNEIGLPKTLLTIRPDTEMAVVEMGMRGLGQIRAMKHIAYPDGAVITNVGDTHLELLGSLENIAKAKSEILEDFTPKNHAFLNGDDPRVSVMKTGATVHFYGIDSDADVKAIQIKADGLSTTFTYRSRITGNTQTVKLPLLGRHNVMNALAAVAVGEVYGVSDQAIAHGLENLKMTGMRQEILHFGDVTVINDAYNASPASMEVGLRTLADVVKNQGRGRAIAVLADMLELGAHSQSGHAQVGRWCGEDGVDALICYGPESRYTAEEAKKAGVPVEYVENKEAAARALEALVQPGDVVLLKGSHGMEVFKLIDLVFRKEGKAQ from the coding sequence ATGCTTAAGCTTTCTATGATTTGCAAGGCACTGTCGGTGGAATCCGCCCTGCCCCAAGATACTGGATTCACGGACGTGATCACGGACTCCCGGGCCCTGGTGCCCGGCTGTCTGTTCCTGGCCCTGGTGGGCGAAAAATTCGACGGCCATGGATTTGTGGCCAGAGCCCTGGCGGAGGGGGCCGCAGCTGCGGTGGTTTCCCGGGTGCCGGAAGGGGTGGATCCGGACAAGTGCCTGGTGGTACCCGATACCCTGAAGGCCTACCAGCAGATTGCCACGGCCTGGCGGCTGGCCCAGAAGGACCTGACCGTCATTGCCATCACCGGCAGCAACGGCAAGACCTCCACCAAGGACTGCATTGCCGCCGTGCTGGGGGAAAAGTACCGGGTCATCAAGACCCAGGCCAACTTCAACAACGAAATCGGCCTGCCCAAGACCCTGCTGACCATCCGTCCGGATACAGAAATGGCCGTGGTGGAAATGGGCATGCGGGGCCTGGGGCAGATCCGGGCCATGAAGCACATTGCCTATCCCGATGGGGCGGTGATCACCAATGTGGGGGATACCCATCTGGAACTGCTGGGCAGCCTGGAGAACATCGCCAAAGCCAAAAGTGAGATCCTGGAAGATTTCACCCCGAAGAACCATGCCTTTCTGAACGGGGATGATCCCCGGGTTTCGGTGATGAAGACCGGTGCCACGGTCCACTTCTATGGAATCGACAGCGATGCGGATGTAAAAGCCATCCAGATCAAAGCCGACGGCCTCAGCACCACCTTTACCTACCGGAGCCGGATTACCGGCAATACACAGACGGTGAAACTGCCGCTCCTGGGCCGGCACAATGTGATGAACGCCCTGGCGGCCGTGGCGGTGGGCGAAGTATACGGCGTTTCCGACCAGGCCATCGCCCATGGGCTGGAGAACCTGAAGATGACCGGTATGCGCCAGGAAATCCTGCATTTCGGCGATGTGACCGTAATCAACGACGCTTATAACGCCAGCCCGGCTTCCATGGAAGTGGGACTCCGGACCCTGGCCGATGTGGTGAAGAACCAGGGACGGGGCCGGGCCATTGCCGTCCTGGCAGATATGCTGGAACTGGGGGCCCACTCTCAGAGCGGCCATGCCCAGGTGGGTCGCTGGTGCGGCGAAGACGGGGTGGATGCCCTGATCTGTTACGGACCGGAAAGCCGCTATACGGCAGAAGAAGCGAAAAAAGCGGGCGTGCCCGTGGAATATGTGGAAAATAAAGAGGCGGCGGCCCGGGCCCTGGAAGCCCTGGTCCAGCCCGGTGACGTGGTGCTGCTGAAGGGCTCCCACGGCATGGAAGTATTCAAACTGATCGACCTGGTGTTCCGGAAAGAAGGGAAAGCACAATGA
- the mraY gene encoding phospho-N-acetylmuramoyl-pentapeptide-transferase — MSGFGILLTSFVLTAVIGRFLLPLLHKWHFGQSIRECGPKEHLKKNGTPTMGGLMMIGAAILSSLLWIPLDSRIVVALWLFVGYGIIGFIDDGLKIFFKRNLGLTSKQKMALQILVAAVYLLYPGDVTVYSTNIWVPFFNVTIHMSHAVYAVFILLLLVGTTNAVNLTDGLDGLAATVTLPVMLAFAYIGYQSHLQPEALFALSIAGCCLGFLIYNHHPAKCFMGDTGSLALGGAVAAVAIGTHTELLLVIIGGIYVLEALSVMLQVGYFKLTHGKRIFRMAPLHHHFELGGLKEVEVVKRFALASCVFSLVGVGLYLMR, encoded by the coding sequence ATGAGCGGATTCGGTATCCTGCTGACTTCCTTCGTGCTGACGGCCGTGATCGGACGGTTCCTGCTGCCCCTGCTGCACAAATGGCATTTCGGCCAGAGCATCCGGGAATGCGGTCCCAAGGAACACCTGAAAAAGAACGGGACGCCCACCATGGGAGGCCTGATGATGATCGGAGCGGCCATCCTTTCCAGTCTGCTGTGGATCCCTCTGGATTCCCGGATCGTGGTGGCCCTGTGGCTGTTCGTGGGCTACGGGATCATCGGTTTCATCGATGACGGTCTGAAGATCTTCTTCAAACGGAACCTGGGGCTCACCTCCAAACAGAAGATGGCCCTGCAGATCCTGGTGGCGGCGGTCTATCTGCTGTACCCGGGGGATGTGACTGTATACAGCACCAATATCTGGGTGCCGTTCTTCAATGTGACCATCCATATGAGCCATGCCGTGTACGCGGTGTTCATCCTGCTGCTGCTGGTGGGCACCACCAATGCAGTGAATCTGACGGACGGACTGGACGGCCTGGCTGCCACGGTGACCCTGCCGGTGATGCTGGCCTTTGCCTATATCGGCTACCAGAGCCATCTGCAGCCGGAAGCCCTGTTCGCCCTGTCCATCGCAGGGTGCTGCCTGGGCTTTCTGATCTACAACCACCATCCGGCCAAATGCTTCATGGGGGACACCGGTTCCCTGGCTCTGGGGGGTGCTGTGGCCGCTGTGGCCATCGGAACCCATACGGAGCTGCTCCTGGTGATCATCGGGGGCATCTACGTGCTGGAGGCTCTGTCCGTGATGCTGCAGGTGGGATATTTCAAACTCACCCACGGCAAGCGGATCTTCCGCATGGCACCCCTGCACCATCATTTTGAACTGGGGGGCCTGAAAGAGGTGGAAGTGGTGAAGCGCTTCGCTCTGGCCAGCTGTGTGTTCAGCCTGGTGGGTGTGGGGCTGTATTTGATGAGATAA
- the murD gene encoding UDP-N-acetylmuramoyl-L-alanine--D-glutamate ligase, whose product MSDKKIFVYGAGISGQGVSEVLAERGDKVILYNDDKKELDPAWLKGFATRGGQYVCGEDPEPYLEQCHLFIISPGIPFTTETVKKARALDMEIIAEAEQASRMYKGHWCAVTGSNGKTTTTTLLGEMLATLPVKTTVAGNIGFALSKELQDLDENSWVAAELSSFQLEGTTSLAPDVACIVNITPDHFERHGDMAGYVAAKSKIFAFQTPDDILILNADDPVSSGLGKNARSRVIYFSTKKVLPEGGYIEDGWFVLNVDGKKEQICRVSDLQIFGAHNEQDVLAACLSAFFAGVTPENMARVLKAFKGVEHRLEYVTTIHGVKYYNDSKATNTDSAIKALEAFKDGHVILLAGGHDKMTGLDDLMETIKAKTDALILLGEARHRFYEAARAHGVQNIIMIDGSFEDAVRRAYNIAKAPQVVLLSPACSSYDMFANFPERGRVFKQIVNDLAKEAEA is encoded by the coding sequence ATGAGTGACAAAAAAATTTTTGTGTATGGCGCCGGTATCAGTGGCCAGGGGGTTTCTGAAGTCCTGGCAGAACGCGGCGACAAGGTGATCTTATACAACGACGACAAAAAGGAGCTGGACCCGGCCTGGCTGAAAGGCTTTGCAACCCGGGGCGGCCAGTACGTGTGCGGGGAAGATCCGGAACCGTATCTGGAGCAATGCCACCTGTTCATCATTTCTCCGGGCATTCCCTTCACCACGGAAACGGTGAAGAAGGCCCGGGCCCTGGATATGGAAATCATTGCGGAAGCGGAACAGGCCAGCCGGATGTACAAGGGCCACTGGTGCGCTGTAACCGGCAGCAACGGCAAGACCACCACCACCACCCTGCTGGGTGAGATGCTGGCCACCCTGCCGGTGAAGACCACGGTGGCCGGGAACATCGGCTTTGCCCTGAGCAAGGAACTGCAGGACCTGGACGAAAATTCCTGGGTGGCGGCGGAGCTGTCCAGCTTCCAGCTGGAAGGCACCACCAGCCTGGCCCCTGATGTGGCCTGCATCGTGAACATCACGCCGGACCATTTCGAACGGCACGGTGACATGGCCGGCTACGTCGCCGCCAAATCCAAGATCTTTGCCTTCCAGACTCCCGATGATATCCTGATCCTGAATGCGGATGATCCTGTGTCCAGCGGTCTGGGCAAAAATGCCAGAAGCCGGGTGATCTACTTCAGCACGAAAAAGGTCCTGCCGGAAGGCGGGTACATCGAAGACGGCTGGTTCGTACTGAACGTGGACGGCAAAAAGGAACAGATCTGCAGGGTATCCGATCTGCAGATCTTCGGCGCCCACAACGAACAGGACGTGCTGGCTGCCTGCCTGAGTGCCTTCTTCGCCGGGGTCACTCCCGAGAACATGGCCCGGGTGCTGAAAGCCTTCAAGGGCGTGGAACACCGGCTGGAATACGTGACCACCATCCATGGAGTAAAGTATTACAACGATTCCAAGGCCACCAATACCGACTCTGCCATCAAGGCCCTGGAAGCCTTCAAGGACGGCCATGTGATCCTGCTGGCCGGGGGCCACGACAAGATGACCGGGCTGGATGACCTGATGGAGACCATCAAAGCCAAAACCGATGCCCTGATCCTTCTGGGAGAAGCCCGGCACCGGTTCTATGAAGCAGCCAGAGCCCACGGGGTGCAGAACATCATCATGATCGACGGCAGCTTCGAGGATGCGGTCCGCAGGGCCTACAACATTGCCAAGGCTCCCCAGGTGGTGCTGCTCTCTCCGGCCTGCTCCTCTTATGACATGTTCGCCAACTTCCCGGAACGGGGCCGGGTATTCAAACAGATCGTGAACGATCTGGCTAAGGAGGCAGAAGCGTGA
- the murG gene encoding undecaprenyldiphospho-muramoylpentapeptide beta-N-acetylglucosaminyltransferase, with amino-acid sequence MKVVLSGGGTGGHIYPALTIAGALRQLDPDCEITFVGTRKGLEKDIIPRYGYPLEFIDVAGFERHLGLGTLKSAGKLLLGMKEAYSLLNRLDPDLVIGTGGYVCGPILFWAAMKRVPCCIQEQNAMPGVTNKILSRFVDEVFLGYQEGARYFASHARKIYTGNPVRREILEATRQQGIQKFNLNPNLTTLLVFGGSRGARTINQAMIPVEQKLAGHPNIQILHATGTVGYEKHVEALGEDALHAPNIHVVPYLHDMPLALAAADIAVSRAGAIGLAELMVKGIPSILVPYPYATANHQEYNARALAAKGASIVVLDRELTGDWLLNEVEKLMKEPERLETMHRSALRAAMPQAADTIAREAMALVERNKQED; translated from the coding sequence GTGAAAGTCGTATTGTCCGGCGGGGGCACCGGCGGCCACATCTATCCGGCACTGACCATTGCCGGGGCACTGCGGCAGCTGGACCCTGACTGTGAAATCACATTTGTGGGAACCCGGAAGGGACTGGAAAAGGACATCATCCCCCGGTATGGGTATCCCCTGGAATTCATCGATGTAGCCGGGTTCGAACGGCACCTGGGCCTGGGTACCCTGAAAAGTGCCGGCAAACTGCTGCTGGGGATGAAAGAAGCCTACAGCCTGCTGAACCGGCTGGATCCCGACCTGGTGATCGGCACCGGCGGCTACGTGTGCGGTCCGATCCTGTTCTGGGCGGCCATGAAACGGGTGCCCTGCTGCATCCAGGAACAGAACGCCATGCCCGGCGTGACCAACAAGATCTTGTCCCGCTTTGTGGATGAGGTATTCCTGGGCTACCAGGAAGGGGCCAGATATTTTGCGTCCCATGCCAGGAAGATCTACACCGGCAACCCGGTCCGCCGGGAAATCCTGGAAGCCACCCGGCAGCAGGGAATCCAGAAATTCAACCTGAATCCCAACCTGACCACCCTGCTGGTGTTCGGGGGCAGCCGAGGAGCCCGGACCATCAACCAGGCCATGATCCCGGTGGAACAGAAACTGGCGGGCCATCCCAACATCCAGATTCTCCATGCCACCGGTACGGTGGGCTATGAAAAGCATGTGGAAGCCCTGGGAGAGGATGCCCTCCATGCACCCAACATCCATGTGGTGCCATACCTGCATGATATGCCTCTGGCCCTGGCGGCGGCCGACATCGCCGTTTCCCGGGCCGGGGCCATCGGACTGGCGGAACTGATGGTCAAGGGAATCCCGTCCATCCTGGTGCCCTATCCCTATGCGACGGCCAACCATCAGGAATACAATGCACGGGCCCTGGCCGCCAAAGGGGCGTCCATCGTGGTGCTGGACAGGGAACTGACCGGTGACTGGCTGCTCAATGAAGTGGAAAAGCTGATGAAGGAGCCGGAACGGCTGGAGACCATGCACCGCAGCGCTCTGCGGGCCGCCATGCCCCAGGCAGCCGATACCATCGCCCGGGAGGCCATGGCACTGGTAGAACGGAACAAACAGGAGGATTAG
- the murC gene encoding UDP-N-acetylmuramate--L-alanine ligase yields the protein MVDLDQIKNIHFIGIGGAGMSALAYVLIKRGYHVSGSDAKPGYMATKLAKEGALVFIGHAACQIERAEVVVISTAIHPDNPELVEAKRRQVPVIHRSDVLAYLMNKHKGIAVAGAHGKTTTSSMLSCITYDCGMDPTIVVGGIVNNLGSNARNGKSDYVVAEADESDGSFLKFHPYIAVVTNVEDDHLDHYGSQENIQKAFAQFVSQIKDQGCAVLCYDNARVRTIGEHTDKRVISYGIDSRDADYRAENIVYGTDGTHFDVLYKGENLGRGHLIVPGRHNVLNALGAIAASRELGLETKDILASLEKFSGAKRRFETKGKVNGVWVVDDYAHHPTEIEATLKAARQTSPQRLIVVFQPHRYTRTQLLLDEFAVAFKDADQLIVTDIYAASEDPIPGVTGKLLADKVRETTGQQVEYLPDQPTILDKLEHEAQSGDLIMTIGAGDIVKLGEHLVQALERRN from the coding sequence TTGGTTGATTTGGATCAAATCAAGAATATACATTTCATCGGCATCGGCGGGGCCGGCATGAGCGCCCTGGCCTACGTGCTGATCAAGCGGGGCTACCATGTGTCCGGCAGCGATGCCAAACCCGGCTACATGGCCACCAAGCTGGCCAAGGAAGGGGCCCTGGTTTTCATCGGCCACGCTGCCTGTCAGATCGAACGGGCTGAAGTGGTGGTGATCTCCACCGCCATCCATCCCGACAATCCGGAACTGGTGGAAGCCAAGCGGCGTCAGGTGCCTGTCATCCACCGCAGCGATGTGCTGGCATATCTGATGAACAAACACAAGGGCATTGCCGTAGCCGGGGCTCACGGCAAGACCACCACCAGCTCCATGCTCAGCTGCATCACCTATGACTGCGGCATGGATCCCACCATCGTGGTGGGGGGCATCGTGAACAACCTGGGCTCCAACGCCCGCAACGGGAAAAGCGACTATGTGGTGGCAGAAGCCGATGAAAGCGATGGCTCCTTCCTGAAATTCCATCCCTATATCGCTGTGGTGACCAACGTGGAAGACGATCACCTGGACCATTACGGCAGCCAGGAGAACATCCAGAAGGCTTTTGCCCAGTTCGTTTCCCAGATCAAGGACCAGGGCTGTGCCGTACTGTGCTACGACAACGCCCGGGTGCGCACCATCGGGGAACATACGGACAAACGGGTGATCAGCTACGGTATCGACAGCAGGGATGCGGACTATCGGGCGGAAAACATCGTATACGGAACCGACGGTACCCATTTCGACGTGCTGTACAAGGGGGAGAACCTTGGCCGGGGCCATCTGATCGTACCGGGCCGTCACAATGTGCTCAATGCCCTGGGCGCCATCGCCGCCAGCCGTGAACTGGGCCTGGAAACCAAAGACATCCTGGCCTCCCTGGAAAAATTCAGCGGAGCCAAGCGCCGGTTCGAGACCAAGGGCAAGGTGAACGGTGTCTGGGTGGTGGACGACTACGCCCATCATCCCACGGAAATCGAAGCGACCTTGAAGGCTGCCCGGCAGACCAGCCCCCAGCGGCTGATCGTGGTGTTCCAGCCCCATCGCTACACCCGCACCCAGCTGCTGCTGGACGAATTCGCCGTGGCTTTCAAGGATGCGGACCAGCTGATCGTCACCGATATCTATGCCGCCAGCGAGGATCCCATCCCCGGTGTCACCGGCAAGCTGCTGGCGGACAAAGTCCGGGAAACCACCGGCCAGCAGGTGGAATACCTGCCCGACCAGCCCACCATCCTGGACAAACTGGAACATGAAGCCCAGTCCGGTGATCTGATCATGACCATCGGGGCCGGGGATATCGTCAAACTGGGTGAGCACCTGGTACAGGCTTTGGAACGGAGGAATTGA